The Acropora muricata isolate sample 2 chromosome 5, ASM3666990v1, whole genome shotgun sequence genome includes a window with the following:
- the LOC136916466 gene encoding uncharacterized protein, translating into MPPKRAADNNRESEEKRQRVDDSLNVENNLQNTADPALTISPALIETLVSRVADEVTRRLQPRHTEPLPGTSSEEQPSSPKPAQEVADPQEKTNSLVEQAIFSVSQSLAGKQNLRVPAGYCFKFHKGIHFSSDSNNLTSATENPSVVDAKIAKELEAHRLAGPFHNPPLTPFRISPLGVVPKKNFGEFRLIHHLSFPKGSSVNDGIPLEHSRVCYATIGDAINHIKAVGTGAYLAKTDIKSAFRILPINPIDYGLLGMKWKNKYYYDRCMPMGCSSSCKTFETFSSALEWIARTKFKIQHVLHLLDDFLFIAPSERLCQQQLNIFLQFCSYLGVPIAPEKTFGPSTTLSFVGIELDTVLKEARLPQDKLDKCVTTILEFRHRKKVTLRELQSLIGLLNFACSVIQPGRAFLRRLIDLTIGIKLPSHKIRLNREVKKDLDLWLKFLQDFNGKSFFLDDDWFSSSKLNLYTDASGAHGFGAVFGSHWCYGKWPNDWAYRNIAILEFYPIVLSLYLWGHAMSNKHVLFFTDNNALVHVINKQSCRDKDLMFFVRKLVLACLRYNIVFRAKHIAGVNNILADALSRLQVQAFKQMAPQMDSSPTPIPLCLQPQSFNLLS; encoded by the exons ATGCCTCCTAAACGAGCAGCAGACAACAACAGAGAATCAGAAGAAAAGCGGCAGCGGGTAGATGACAGTCTTAACGTGGAGAACAATCTTCAGAACACAGCTGACCCAGCATTGACAATTTCCCCTGCCCTAATTGAAACCCTTGTGAGCAGAGTGGCAGATGAGGTCACACGCCGCCTGCAACCGCGGCATACAGAACCGTTGCCTGGCACCAGCTCTGAGGAGCAGCCCTCCAGTCCCAAACCAGCTCAGGAAGTTGCTGACccccaagaaaaaacaaattcattggTGGAGCAAGCAATATTTTCTGTCAGTCAGTCCTTGGCAG GGAAACAGAATTTAAGAGTCCCAGCTGGTTACTGCTTTAAATTTCATAAAG GGATTCATTTTTCCAGTGACTCCAATAATTTGACTTCTGCCACTGAAAATCCATCTGTTGTAGATGCCAAAATTGCTAAAGAGTTGGAAGCCCATAGGCTCGCTGGCCCCTTCCACAACCCTCCCCTTACCCCCTTTCGTATTTCACCTTTAGGTGTCGTACCAAAAAAGAATTTTGGTGAATTTAGACTAATCCATCACTTGTCCTTTCCCAAGGGGTCTTCAGTTAATGACGGGATACCTCTTGAACACTCCCGTGTGTGCTATGCAACCATAGGGGATGCCATCAACCACATAAAAGCTGTAGGAACAGGTGCTTATTTGGCTAAGACCGATATAAAAAGTGCTTTCCGTATTTTACCCATAAACCCCATTGACTATGGCTTGCTGGGAATGAAATGGAAGAATAAGTATTATTATGACCGTTGCATGCCCATGGGTTGTTCCAGCTCTTGCAAAACTTTTGAGACATTCAGTTCTGCTCTTGAGTGGATTGCTAGAACTAAATTTAAAATACAACATGTGTTGCatttattagatgattttttaTTCATTGCTCCATCAGAGCGCCTTTGTCAGCAACAATTGAACATTTTTCTGCAATTCTGTTCGTACTTGGGAGTTCCCATAGCACCAGAAAAGACTTTTGGCCCATCAACAACTCTTTCTTTTGTTGGCATTGAATTGGATACTGTTTTGAAGGAGGCAAGGTTGCCACAGGATAAGCTTGATAAGTGTGTAACGACTATCTTAGAATTTCGGCACCGCAAAAAGGTCACCCTTCGTGAGTTGCAGTCACTGATTGGGCTCTTAAACTTTGCATGCTCAGTTATACAGCCAGGTCGGGCCTTTTTGCGTCGCCTTATTGATTTGACCATTGGCATCAAATTGCCTTCTCACAAAATCCGACTCAATCGAGAGGTTAAAAAAGACCTTGATCTTTGGCTGAAATTCTTGCAAGATTTCAATGGCAAATCCTTCTTTTTAGATGATGATTGGTTTTCATCTAGCAAACTTAATTTGTACACAGATGCTTCAGGAGCTCATGGTTTTGGTGCAGTATTTGGTAGTCACTGGTGTTATGGGAAATGGCCCAATGATTGGGCTTACCGTAATATTGCCATCTTGGAATTCTATCCAATCGTTTTAAGTCTTTACCTGTGGGGTCATGCTATGTCTAATAAGCATGTGCTGTTTTTCACTGATAACAATGCTTTAGTCCATGTTATCAACAAGCAGTCTTGCAGGGACAAGGATTTGATGTTCTTTGTTCGAAAGCTTGTCCTGGCATGCTTGCGATACAACATTGTTTTCAGGGCTAAACATATTGCGGGCGTCAATAACATCTTAGCAGATGCTTTATCCCGGTTACAGGTACAGGCTTTCAAGCAAATGGCACCTCAAATGGACAGTTCTCCCACACCAATCCCACTCTGTCTGCAGCCTCAGAGCTTCAACCTCTTATCTTAG